A window from Balearica regulorum gibbericeps isolate bBalReg1 chromosome 1, bBalReg1.pri, whole genome shotgun sequence encodes these proteins:
- the CPM gene encoding carboxypeptidase M isoform X2, translated as MPRTPPSHTCTASGVRWKTVGREILLHLIEFLVTSYRRDPVITRLLNTTRIHIMPTMNPDGFEATKVPDCYYTQGRYNKNGEDLNRNFPDAFENNNASIQPETQAVMNWIKNETFVLSANLHGGALVASYTFDNGNSVTGTLKGYSRSPDDDVFVHLAKTYSFNHASMYKGTGCDNRQTFPEGITNGYSWYQLEGGMQDYNYVWGQCFEITLELSCCKYPPADQLEKFWRDNKAALIEYIKQVHLGVKGQVTDKNGTPIPNAIVEAKGRPHVCPYRTNEQGEYFLLLLPGTYVINATVPGFKSILETVEIPNNTGNFSALKHDFSFSEVSIRSTAGSCPKTPLYQELERASSAAAKPTLHVFGLMTIMLVIFK; from the exons ACTGTTGGGAGAGAAATCCTGCTCCATTTGATAGAGTTCCTGGTGACCAGCTATAGACGTGACCCGGTTATTACCCGGTTACTCAATACTACCCGGATTCATATCATGCCAACAATGAATCCTGATGGATTTGAAGCTACAAAAGTGCCTGATTGTTATTACACCCAAGGAAG GTACAATAAGAATGGAGAAGATCTGAACAGAAATTTTCCTGATGCCTTTGAAAATAACAACGCTAGCATTCAGCCAGAAACTCAAGCAGTAATGAACTggataaaaaatgaaacatttgttcTTTCAGCAAACCTGCATGGGGGTGCCCTGGTTGCCAGTTACACCTTTGATAATGGTAACTCAG TTACCGGCACTTTGAAAGGCTACAGCAGGTCTCCGGATGATGATGTCTTTGTTCATCTGGCAAAAACCTATTCTTTCAACCATGCCAGCATGTACAAAGGGACGGGGTGTGACAACAGACAAACCTTTCCAGAAGGCATTACCAACGGGTATTCTTGGTACCAGCTGGAAG GTGGAATGCAAGATTACAACTATGTCTGGGgacaatgttttgaaattacattgGAGCTGTCATGCTGTAAATATCCTCCAGCAGACCAGCTGGAAAAGTTCTGGAGAGACAACAAAGCTGCTCTGATcgaatatataaaacaagtacATCTGG GTGTGAAGGGCCAAGTTACTGATAAGAACGGGACTCCTATTCCCAATGCCATCGTGGAAGCCAAAGGCAGGCCTCATGTCTGCCCCTACAGAACAAACGAACAGGGGGAgtactttcttctccttttgcctGGGACCTATGTGATCAAT GCTACTGTACCCGGATTTAAATCGATACTGGAGACAGTGGAAATACCCAACAATACTGGTAACTTCAGTGCTCTGAAACACGACTTCTCTTTCTCGGAAGTCTCCATCCGATCAACAGCTGGTTCATGTCCCAAAACTCCCCTCTACCAAGAGCTCGAACGGGCTTcatcagctgcagcaaaaccaaCTCTACATGTCTTTGGGTTAATGACTATTATGCTTGTCATTTTCAAATAG